From the genome of Malus sylvestris chromosome 6, drMalSylv7.2, whole genome shotgun sequence, one region includes:
- the LOC126626258 gene encoding aminoaldehyde dehydrogenase 1, peroxisomal, producing MAIQIPSRLLFIDGEWREPVLKKRIPIINPATEEIIGHIPAATAEDVELAVEAARRALSRNKGRDWASAPGAVRAKYLRAIAAKIGERKPEIAKLEAIDCGKPLDEAAWDIDDVSGCFEYYAELAEGLDAQQKAPISLPMEQFKSHVLKEPIGVVGLITPWNYPLLMATWKVAPALAAGCAAILKPSELASVTCLELADVCREVGLPPGVLNILTGLGHEAGAPLVSHPHVDKIAFTGSTMTGSKIMTAAAQLVKPVSLELGGKSPIVVFDDVDIDKAAEWTAFGCFWTNGQICSATSRLILHENIATEFLDRLVKWCKNIKIADPLEEGCRLGPVVSGGQYEKILKSIETAKSEGARVLSGGARPEHLKKGFFIEPTIITDVTTSMQIWREEVFGPVLCVKTFSSEDEALELANDTHYGLGAAVISKDLERCDRFSKGLQAGIVWINCSQPCFCQAPWGGNKRSGFGRELGKWGLDNYLTVKQVTEYVSDDPWGWYTSPSKL from the exons ATGGCGATCCAAATACCGAGCCGGCTGCTGTTCATCGACGGCGAGTGGAGAGAACCGGTCCTCAAGAAACGCATCCCAATCATCAACCCAGCTACTGAAGAAATCATCG GGCATATTCCTGCAGCTACAGCTGAAGATGTGGAGCTTGCAGTGGAGGCTGCTCGGAGAGCTCTTTCCAGGAATAAGGGGAGAGATTGGGCTTCGGCGCCTGGGGCAGTTCGTGCTAAGTATTTGCGTGCTATTGCTGCTAAG ATAGGAGAGAGAAAACCTGAGATAGCCAAACTCGAAGCAATTGATTGTGGAAAACCATTGGATGAAGCTGCATGGGACATA GATGATGTTTCCGGGTGTTTTGAGTACTATGCAGAACTTGCTGAAGGTTTGGATGCACAGCAAAAGGCTCCTATTTCTCTTCCTATGGAGCAATTTAAGAGTCATGTTCTTAAGGAGCCCATTGGCGTTGTTGGGTTAATTACACCATG gAACTATCCATTATTAATGGCTACATGGAAAGTCGCTCCTGCTTTAGCTGCTGGGTGTGCTGCAATATTGAAGCCCTCTGAGTTGGCATCTGT GACTTGTTTGGAGCTAGCTGATGTGTGTAGAGAGGTCGGTCTTCCTCCTGGTGTCCTCAATATCCTGACTGGGCTGGGCCATGAAGCTGGTGCTCCTTTGGTATCTCATCCCCATGTTGATAAG ATTGCATTTACCGGAAGTACTATGACCGGGAGCAAGATTATGACAGCTGCAGCCCAATTGGTGAAG CCTGTTTCACTGGAGCTTGGTGGGAAAAGCCCAATTGTTGTTTTTGATGACGTTGATATCGACAAAG CTGCTGAATGGACTGCCTTTGGTTGCTTTTGGACAAATGGACAGATTTGCAGTGCAACATCTCGTCTTATATTACAT GAAAACATTGCAACAGAGTTTTTGGATAGGCTTGTGAAATGGTGCAAAAACATCAAGATTGCAGATCCTCTTGAAGAAGGTTGCAGGCTTGGCCCTGTTGTTAGTGGAGGGCAA TATGAGAAAATATTGAAGTCCATCGAAACAGCTAAGAGTGAAGGTGCAAGAGTTTTGAGTGGTGGGGCTCGTCCTGAG CATCTAAAGAAAGGATTCTTCATTGAACCAACAATCATAACTGATGTAACAACCTCCATGCAAATCTGGAGAGAAGAAGTTTTCGGCCCTGTTCTTTGTGTCAAAACATTTAGTTCAGAAGACGAAGCTCTTGAACTAGCAAATGACACCCA TTACGGCTTAGGTGCTGCAGTCATATCAAAAGATTTAGAAAGGTGTGACCGTTTCTCTAAG GGCCTTCAAGCAGGAATTGTATGGATCAACTGCTCACAACCATGCTTCTGTCAGGCTCCATGGGGAGGCAACAAACGAAGTGGTTTTGGGCGTGAACTAGGGAAATG GGGACTTGATAATTACTTGACCGTGAAGCAAGTTACGGAATATGTATCTGATGATCCATGGGGTTGGTACACGTCGCCTTCAAAGCTGTGA